Proteins encoded by one window of Toxotes jaculatrix isolate fToxJac2 chromosome 22, fToxJac2.pri, whole genome shotgun sequence:
- the LOC121176108 gene encoding DENN domain-containing protein 2A-like, translating into MNAWKLYNRRRCTVIMEAAERMKSKQDCVYSTVNRLKKGYLCGRSHFHIASVENKGAGQRREVVPKLPFTPLHNLSNQREESLMMAQRRPNFDPHTNENTLTVGNKLPRSNGGNIKDKISLWEGKEPTHSSITSGSSSQCTTVKRTESLTKSNNKTTDELSAESCRRIAHKEKENLGKETVGKLGDLRPCSPVETGKQLRGTLKSSKPCENQREEDCKRVDHKEKQDHEKENVEKLGDSRPCSPTVVVQQQMGVLRKSSDKRTADQTSQEKRAVFTLFKKLEAMGDNHGKTPTELGNYFSPPSKDKQVEVKKKESEPAISQGDAVKSIGARAGKQHLENVYTEPGALPINPVPKPRRTFQHPADVPVGKSQRQGRGQRNLPPLPYTSTRLSSKLPSGVSGRTRGERARDNINRKSFEFEDLAGSTSRLFSRSLSQEHHYEDILDSPKENPYEDIELESQCSQQSLPSSPGADTTKASRPGFFRQNSGRSFKLLDLRRNNQQSHSTSSGGISSPPQLSPPCTPTGPEHGSWLPGDPYSRTCRRIPTVVLRINSIFEARIGKKHLRRIYHYAETSSGRVTDENSDSESEVEERAKAHRQRLVSVQSILSQPSRTHVHYNGTNKRKSSLEQELHQRKLFEYFLVVSLQKSKAGAHYLPEVTQQFPLKLERSFKFMRETEDQLRIIPQFCFPDAKDWESVENYPSEMFSFVLTGEDGSRRFGYCRRLLPSGKGKRLPEVYCIVSHLGCFNLFSKVLDEVERRRALSPALVQPFMRAIMEAQFPAPGRTITIKTFLPGSGTEVMELCRPSDSRLEHVDFECLFSCLSLRLLLRVFGSLLLERRVIFTADKLSTLSQCCHAVVALLYPFVWQHTYIPVLPSAMLDIVCTPTPFIVGLLSSSLPQLTELPLEEVLVVDLGNSRFLRQLDDEDSILPHKLQSALENVLERRRELANERGGDTPSDSGHLSTVVSEAFVRFFVELVGHYPLFITGEREDGYSSSSSSPVPCSFQREGFRKAIPSKTVRRFLEVFMETQMFGWFIQERELHRQALKGLFEVRVQEYLDSIHENEHRRVNKFLKGLGNKMKFLSKK; encoded by the exons ATGAATGCATGGAAACTGTACAACAGAAGGAG gtGTACAGTGATCATGGAGGCCGCTGAGAGAATGAAATCAAAGCAAGACTGCGTCTACTCCACTGTCAACAG gCTAAAGAAGGGCTATCTTTGTGGGAGAAGTCATTTCCATATTGCTTCAGTGGAAAACAAGGGAGCTGGGCAAAGAAGAGAAGTTGTGCCAAAGCTTCCCTTCACCCCATTACACAACCTGAGCAACCAGAGGGAAGAATCACTCATGATGGCTCAGAGGAGGCCAAACTTTGACCCTCACACGAATGAGAACACTCTCACAGTAGGCAACAAGCTCCCCAGATCTAATGGGGGCAACATCAAGGACAAAATTTCTCTGTGGGAGGGAAAGGAACCCACTCATTCATCCATTACCTCAGGTTCTTCGAGCCAGTGCACTACTGTAAAAAGGACTGAATCCCTGACAAAAAGCAACAATAAAACTACTGATGAGCTGAGTGCAGAGAGTTGTAGGAGAATAGCCCataaggaaaaggaaaatcttGGGAAAGAGACTGTAGGAAAACTTGGGGATTTGAGGCCTTGTTCACCTGTTGAAACTGGGAAACAACTAAGAGGAACACTCAAGAGCAGTAAGCCCTGTGAaaaccagagagaggaggattgTAAAAGAGTGGAtcacaaagaaaagcaagatCACGAGAAAGAGAACGTAGAAAAGCTTGGAGATTCAAGGCCGTGTTCGCCTACGGTGgtggtgcagcagcagatggGGGTGTTGAGGAAAAGCAGTGACAAGAGAACAGCAGATCAAACCAGCCAGGAGAAGAGAGCGGTATTTACTCTCTTTAAAAAGCTGGAGGCTATGGGGGATAACCATGGGAAAACCCCTACAGAGCTTGGAAATTACTTCAGTCCACCAAGTAAGGATAAGCAGGTagaggtgaagaagaaagaatCTGAGCCAGCCATCAGTCAGGGTGATGCAGTGAAATCCATTGGGGCCAGAGCAGGGAAGCAGCACCTGGAGAATGTGTACACAGAGCCAGGAGCGCTCCCCATCAACCCGGTCCCCAAACCCAGACGTACCTTCCAGCATCCAGCTGACGTCCCTGTGGGGAAGAGTCAGAGGCaagggagaggacagaggaaccTCCCACCACTGCCCTACACCTCCACAAGACTATCTTCAAAACTTCCTTCTGGTGTCTCTGGTAGAACCAGGGGCGAGAGGGCCCGGGACAACATCAACAG GAAATCCTTTGAGTTTGAAGACCTCGCAGGGTCGACCAGTCGGCTATTCTCTCGTTCACTATCTCAGGAACACCATTATGAAGACATCCTGG ATTCACCCAAAGAGAACCCGTATGAGGACATAGAGTTGGAGAGTCAGTGCTCCCAGCAGTCTTTGCCTTCCTCTCCTGGTGCTGATACTACCAAG GCCTCAAGGCCTGGCTTCTTCAGGCAGAATTCAGGCAGGAGCTTTAAACTGCTAGACCTGCGGAGAAACAACCAGCAGTCCCATAGCACCAGCAGTGGGGGTATTTCATCTCCACCCCAGCTCAGCCCTCCCTGCACCCCAACTGGTCCTGAACATGGTTCCTGGCTGCCTGGGGATCCCTACAGCCGCACCTGCCGCAGGATACCAACA GTTGTATTGAGAATCAACAGCATCTTTGAAGCTCGAATTGGAAAGAAACATCTACGAAGGATCTACCATTATGCTGAGACAAGCTCAGGAAGAG TgacagatgaaaacagtgaCTCTGAGAGTGAAGTTGAAGAAAGAGCAAAAG CTCACCGTCAGCGCCTTGTGTCAGTTCAGTCCATACTGAGCCAGCCAAGCCGGACCCATGTCCACTACAATGGTACCAACAAAAGAAAGAGCTCCCTGGAGCAGGAGCTCCACCAGCGCAAACTTTTTGAGTATTTCCTGGTTGTGTCACTGCAGAAGTCGAAGGCTGGTGCCCACTATCTGCCGGAGGTCACACAGCAGTTCCCCCTCAAG ctgGAGCGAAGCTTCAAGTTCATGAGGGAGACGGAGGATCAGCTCAGGATCATTCCTCAGTTCTGTTTCCCTGATGCTAAAGACTGGGAGTCAGTGGAGAACTACCCGAG TGAGATGTTCTCCTTTGTTTTGACTGGAGAGGACGGGAGCAGGAGGTTTGGATACTGCCGACGTTTACTG CCAAGTGGAAAAGGAAAACGCCTTCCAGAGGTCTATTGTATCGTCAGTCACCTTGGCTGTTTCAATCTGTTTTCCAAG GTGTTGGATGAGGTGGAGAGGCGGAGAGCTCTGTCTCCAGCCTTGGTACAACCCTTCATGAGAGCCATCATGGAGGCCCAGTTTCCAGCTCCAGGCAGAACCATCACTATCAAAACTTTCCTCCCTGGTTCAGGTACTGAG GTGATGGAGCTCTGTCGACCCTCTGACTCCCGCCTGGAGCATGTGGACTTTGAATGTCTGTTCTCTTGTTTGAGTCTGCGGCTGCTCCTCCGGGTGTTCggctctctgctgctggagcGAAGGGTTATCTTCACTGCCGACAAACTCAG TACTCTCTCCCAGTGCTGCCATGCAGTAGTGGCACTGCTTTACCCCTTTGTGTGGCAGCACACTTACATCCCCGTGCTGCCCTCGGCTATGCTCGACATCGTCTGCACCCCTACCCCGTTCATCGTCGGCCTGCTGTCCAGCTCCCTGCCTCAGCTCACTGAGCTGCCTCTGGAAGAG GTTCTGGTTGTGGATTTAGGAAACAGCCGATTTCTCAGACAG TTGGATGACGAGGACTCCATCCTGCCCCACAAGCTTCAATCAGCCCTGGAGAATGTTCTAGAGAGGAGACGAGAGCTTGCtaatgagagaggaggagacacacCCAGTG ACTCTGGACATCTTAGCACTGTTGTGTCCGAGGCCTTTGTCCGTTTCTTCGTGGAGCTGGTAGGCCACTATCCCCTCTTCATCACTGGTGAACGGGAGGACGGCtactcctcctcgtcctcctccccAGTCCCCTGCTCCTTCCAGCGGGAGGGTTTTCGTAAAGCGATTCCATCCAAGACTGTGCGCCGCTTTCTGGAGGTCTTCATGGAGACCCAGATGTTTGGCTGGTTCATCCAGGAGAGGGAGCTCCACAGGCAGGCTCTGAAAG gACTGTTTGAAGTGAGGGTGCAAGAGTATCTAGACTCTATCCATGAGAATGAACATCGAAGGGTTAACAAGTTTCTCAAAGGCTTGG gaaacaaaatgaaatttctTTCCAAGAAATAA